A genome region from Brassica oleracea var. oleracea cultivar TO1000 chromosome C2, BOL, whole genome shotgun sequence includes the following:
- the LOC106323358 gene encoding LOW QUALITY PROTEIN: transcription repressor OFP3 (The sequence of the model RefSeq protein was modified relative to this genomic sequence to represent the inferred CDS: inserted 1 base in 1 codon), translating into MPIRENLLQKTPSLHLSSTDASSSRKLRETLLLSSSVHHPQGSSPPPKPPFKRKIKCKTVHKPSSRLKLSSSSLNSHVTLTTYRNHRSVLTSANAIILDPPLNSHVSLTSSWNHRSKSTVGSSSKPVSSSPSDQNYGFSREPESKSVDIKALNRVDSEDPSISDNSSPVLVETVNKKTCDTRTQQKLKKPKAGSSGIRIRANSPKIARRKTKGRTSYTSKRKGNSXSFAIVLTAVDPERDFRESMAEMIVENKMKEQTDLEDLLACYLSLNSSEYHDIIIKAFEKTWFHLSHLT; encoded by the exons ATGCCCATCAGAGAAAACCTTTTG CAGAAAACGCCTTCCTTACACCTCTCCTCCACTGATGCTTCTTCCTCAAGAAAGCTCCGTGAAACTCTTCTTCTTTCTTCATCTGTTCATCACCCTCAAGGTTCTTCTCCACCTCCCAAACCTCCCTTCAAGAGAAAAATCAAATGTAAAACTGTTCACAAGCCTTCCTCAAGGCTCAAGCTCTCTTCCTCCTCTCTAAATTCTCATGTTACTCTCACGACTTATCGGAATCATCGCTCTGTATTAACCTCTGCAAATGCAATCATTCTGGACCCTCCCCTAAACTCTCATGTTTCTCTCACTTCTTCCTGGAATCACCGCTCTAAGTCCACCGTTGGAAGCTCGTCTAAGCCTGTGTCATCATCTCCTTCTGACCAAAACTATGGCTTTTCCCGTGAACCTGAATCAAAGTCAGTTGACATCAAGGCTTTGAACCGTGTTGATTCTGAAGATCCTTCAATCTCAGACAACTCGAGTCCTGTCTTGGTTGAGACTGTAAATAAAAAAACATGTGATACGAGGACACAGCAGAAACTGAAGAAACCGAAAGCTGGTTCTTCAGGGATAAGGATTCGGGCGAATTCACCAAAGATAGCTAGAAGGAAGACAAAGGGAAGAACATCCTACACATCAAAGAGGAAGGGAAACT TGAGTTTCGCAATAGTGTTGACTGCGGTGGATCCAGAGAGAGATTTCAGAGAATCCATGGCTGAGATGATTGTTGAGAACAAGATGAAGGAACAGACAGACCTGGAGGATCTTCTTGCGTGTTATCTTTCGCTGAACTCGAGTGAGTATCATGACATTATCATCAAGGCTTTCGAGAAGACATGGTTTCATTTGTCTCACCTCACCTGA
- the LOC106325243 gene encoding CBL-interacting serine/threonine-protein kinase 10-like, which produces MENKPSVLTDKYEVGRLLGQGTFAKVYYGRSVHTNQSVAIKMIDKEKIMKVGLKNQIKREIFVMRIAKHPNVVELYEVMATKTRIYFVMEYCKGGELFNKLAKGKLRDDVAWNYFYQLINAVDFCHSRGVYHRDIKPENLLLDEDDNLKVSDFGLSALADCKGQDGLLHTTCGTPAYVAPEVINRKGYDGTKADVWSCGVVLFVLLAGYLPFHDSNLMEMYRKIGRGEFKAPSWFAPEVKRLLCKMLDPNPETRITIAKIRESSWFRKGLHMKEKKMEKRVEEMSSEESNTDQPTSINAFDVIALSARFDLSGLFGDVYDKRESRFTSKKPASVIISKLEEAAQRLKLRIRKREAGLFKLERLKEGRKGVLSMDAEIFQVTPTFHMVEVKKCNGDTLEYQKLVKEDLRPALADIVWVWQSDKDEELVSASQQEIEQQQEEESL; this is translated from the coding sequence ATGGAAAACAAACCAAGTGTCTTGACCGATAAATACGAAGTCGGAAGGTTACTAGGCCAAGGCACTTTCGCCAAAGTCTACTACGGAAGGAGTGTTCATACTAACCAGAGCGTTGCCATCAAAATGATCGACAAGGAAAAAATTATGAAAGTTGGGCTTAAAAACCAGATCAAGCGAGAGATATTCGTAATGCGTATAGCTAAACACCCCAACGTAGTGGAGCTATACGAGGTCATGGCAACAAAAACAAGAATCTACTTCGTCATGGAGTACTGCAAAGGCGGAGAGCTTTTCAACAAACTCGCCAAAGGAAAACTGAGAGATGACGTCGCTTGGAACTACTTTTACCAGCTCATCAACGCGGTTGATTTTTGCCACAGCAGGGGAGTGTATCACCGTGACATCAAGCCGGAGAATCTATTGCTTGATGAGGACGACAATCTCAAGGTGTCTGATTTTGGTTTAAGCGCCCTTGCTGACTGCAAGGGACAAGATGGTCTCTTGCACACCACTTGTGGCACTCCTGCTTATGTTGCTCCTGAAGTGATTAATAGAAAGGGATATGATGGGACAAAGGCAGATGTTTGGTCTTGTGGGGTGGTTTTGTTTGTTCTGTTGGCTGGTTATCTCCCTTTCCATGACTCTAACTTGATGGAGATGTATAGGAAGATAGGAAGAGGAGAGTTTAAGGCCCCAAGCTGGTTTGCACCTGAAGTAAAGAGACTCTTGTGTAAGATGCTGGACCCTAACCCTGAAACAAGAATCACTATTGCCAAAATAAGAGAGAGTTCTTGGTTTAGAAAAGGTTTACACATGAAAGAGAAAAAGATGGAGAAACGAGTCGAAGAGATGAGTTCAGAGGAGAGCAATACAGACCAGCCTACAAGTATAAACGCTTTTGATGTAATTGCATTGTCTGCTAGGTTTGATTTGTCAGGACTTTTTGGTGACGTGTATGACAAGCGAGAGTCTAGATTCACATCTAAGAAGCCTGCTTCAGTGATCATATCTAAGCTGGAGGAAGCGGCGCAACGGTTGAAGCTGAGGATAAGAAAGAGAGAAGCAGGTTTGTTCAAGCTGGAACGTTTGAAGGAGGGAAGGAAAGGAGTACTGTCGATGGATGCGGAGATATTTCAAGTGACGCCGACGTTTCATATGGTGGAAGTGAAGAAATGTAATGGAGATACTCTGGAATATCAAAAGTTGGTGAAAGAGGATCTTAGGCCTGCTCTTGCTGATATTGTTTGGGTTTGGCAGAGCGACAAAGATGAGGAGTTGGTCTCTGCTTCACAGCAAGAGATAGAACAGCAACAGGAGGAAGAATCGTTGTAG